The following proteins come from a genomic window of Pichia kudriavzevii chromosome 1, complete sequence:
- a CDS encoding uncharacterized protein (PKUD0A12670; similar to Saccharomyces cerevisiae YNR007C (ATG3); ancestral locus Anc_6.297) — protein MTSQYLRSKLSSFREYITPITHHSTFTTTGEITPAEFVQAGDYLTYRFPTWQWSPADKDKSKDFLPHDKQFLVTRHVPSYVRASDYEVCGEVDLEVDDNWVAASPTTTTSNDVVDQGSVKELSDDDPEVEDIDELIDENAEDVQFLDSKISRRPSQSGKRFYDLYISYSTSYRVPKMYLVGFDADNVPLTPGQMFEDIASDYRHKTVTIEKLPFMRNTTCVSIHPCKHANVMKILMRHAIQSRNAQNENTQHGDSDDDWQDLSGEGIRVDQYLVVFLKFMASVTPGIEYDYTMDAL, from the coding sequence ATGACATCCCAATATTTGAGAAGCAAGCTTTCAAGTTTCAGGGAATATATAACCCCCATCACCCACCATTCCACATTCACCACGACTGGAGAGATAACCCCTGCTGAGTTTGTCCAAGCTGGTGACTACTTAACATATCGATTCCCCACTTGGCAATGGTCTCCTGCGGATAAGGATAAGTCTAAAGATTTTCTACCACATGATAAGCAATTTCTAGTTACTCGCCATGTACCTTCCTATGTTCGTGCCTCAGATTACGAAGTTTGCGGTGAAGTGGATCTCGAGGTCGACGATAATTGGGTCGCTGCATCGCCAACtacaacaacttcaaatgatgTGGTTGATCAGGGTAGTGTCAAGGAGTTATCCGATGATGATCCTGAAGTTGAAGACATTGATGAGCTAATCGACGAAAATGCCGAGGATGTCCAATTCTTGGATTctaaaatttcaagaagacCCAGTCAGTCAGGTAAAAGGTTCTATGATTTATATATTAGCTACTCGACTTCCTACAGAGTGCCTAAGATGTACCTAGTTGGATTCGATGCCGACAACGTGCCGTTGACTCCAGGACAAATGTTTGAAGATATAGCCAGTGATTATAGACATAAAACGGTgactattgaaaaattacccTTCATGAGGAACACCACCTGTGTGTCAATACATCCCTGTAAACATGCAAATGTTATGAAAATCCTAATGAGGCATGCAATCCAATCAAGAAACGCACAGAATGAAAATACACAACATGGTGactctgatgatgattGGCAGGACCTATCAGGTGAAGGAATAAGAGTCGATCAGTACCTTGTGGTTTTCCTCAAATTTATGGCCAGTGTTACACCTGGTATCGAATACGATTATACTATGGATGCATTGTAG
- a CDS encoding uncharacterized protein (PKUD0A12680; similar to Saccharomyces cerevisiae YPL151C (PRP46); ancestral locus Anc_8.672) translates to MSYKQLKDDIKNIVFEETTDNAREIYHSFLRNRYFPDYLYNMRTTSKTSILYGLRDLPIDKLDLPIASTSLTLRGTATIPTPTINTPLINAPSNQPNWNLSKVILGHTGQVTSCAFDPENRFFVTGSSDRTIKVWDTITSELQYTLTSHIMSVTDMAISARHPYLFSVSEDKTVKCWDLEKNSVIRDYHGHLSAVYSVDVHPDLDIIVTGGRDSSVRVWDIRTRLPIHVLTGHRSFVNKVKCESDEPQVISCSSDSTVKTWDLRMGKVTDTITYHAKSVRSFCVNEDKHELVSGSSDGVKKFTLDCKFLQDWQVPKHDVLEHGNLIINTLSTKDGVVFAGFDDGKFAFWDWETGEMFQNGQQPVVPGSLANEGGILCSTFDQSGEMLVSGSIDKSIRIWRKDT, encoded by the coding sequence ATGTCGTATAAACAGTTGAAGGACgatataaaaaatatagttTTTGAAGAGACTACAGATAATGCTAGGGAAATATACCATAGCTTTCTAAGAAATCGATATTTCCCTGATTATCTCTATAATATGCGAACAACATCAAAGACTTCGATACTATATGGGTTGAGAGATTTAccaattgataaattagACTTACCAATTGCAAGCACATCATTAACTTTGCGAGGAACAGCTACTATTCCTACACCAACTATTAACACTCCGTTAATAAATGCACCATCGAACCAACCAAACTGGAACCTATCGAAAGTTATACTTGGCCATACAGGACAAGTTACATCATGTGCATTTGATCCGGAAAACAGATTTTTTGTTACTGGGTCCAGTGATCGAACAATAAAGGTGTGGGATACAATAACAAGCGAACTACAGTATACCTTGACATCACATATCATGAGTGTTACTGATATGGCAATATCTGCTAGACATCCATATCTATTCTCTGTTAGTGAGGACAAGACCGTCAAGTGTTGGGATTTAGAGAAGAATTCGGTCATCAGAGATTACCATGGCCATTTGTCAGCAGTTTATAGTGTTGATGTACATCCGGATCTGGATATTATTGTGACAGGAGGACGAGATTCAAGTGTTCGTGTTTGGGATATACGTACGAGATTGCCAATCCACGTATTGACCGGCCATAGGTCATTTGTTAATAAGGTCAAATGTGAAAGTGATGAACCACAAGTTATCAGTTGTTCGTCTGATTCTACAGTGAAAACCTGGGATTTAAGGATGGGTAAAGTTACAGACACCATCACCTATCATGCAAAGAGTGTGCGTTCGTTTTGTGTTAATGAGGATAAGCATGAATTAGTTAGTGGTTCCAGCGATGGCGTCAAGAAATTCACCCTTGATTGCAAATTTCTACAAGATTGGCAAGTACCGAAGCACGACGTCTTGGAACACGGTAATCTAATAATAAATACATTGAGCACAAAGGATGGTGTAGTATTTGCTGGTTTTGACGATGGTAAGTTTGCCTTTTGGGACTGGGAAACCGGtgaaatgtttcaaaatggaCAGCAGCCAGTGGTCCCTGGATCATTGGCGAATGAAGGAGGAATCTTATGCTCTACCTTTGATCAAAGTGGAGAAATGCTAGTCAGTGGATCTATAGACAAAAGTATCAGAATATGGAGAAAAGATACATAG
- a CDS encoding uncharacterized protein (PKUD0A12690; similar to Saccharomyces cerevisiae YIR012W (SQT1); ancestral locus Anc_7.180) produces the protein MSEYEQPEEDVVINEEEVAEVIDDATLDQDEPMEEDINVEDEIEMNGFDEEALQGNGIKINEDGNIEIDMSNNSQSYFEDHQDSIFTVSTHPTLPIAFTGGGDNVGYLWTTHSTPAKTITKLVGYGESVIASQFTHDGSYLVTGDMSGKIIVFKSTKKGQLWEKFDRVIEDVDEVMWIKAHPKENIFAFGGIDGSVSVYSIEPNLELIFSGYSHSTECTNGEFYQTNNLDELKLISISEDGSIIGWNCYTQQTEFKFDSTNMKGLSPPWVTISSNINSKAVAIGSRDSQIAIINTENGSMLTMFTAMEQKDDSDIYDSSIEAIAWCDVLNIMVVGFVSGDLMIFDTNTWKVRKTLKCGDAVTKIQFLEKSPVFLVSSMDGKIYKFDVRTGELLHECVGHHMGILDFSIDCSKERVVSAGDDGVSLVFKY, from the coding sequence ATGAGTGAATACGAGCAACCAGAGGAAGACGTTGTTATTaatgaggaagaagttgcaGAGGTTATCGACGATGCGACTCTGGATCAAGATGAACCAATGGAAGAAGATAttaatgttgaagatgaaattgaaatgaacggttttgatgaagaagcatTACAAGGTAACGGAATCAAGATCAACGAAGATggtaatattgaaattgacatGTCCAACAATTCGCAGtcatattttgaagatcATCAAGATTCTATTTTCACGGTTTCGACACATCCAACTTTACCAATTGCATTTACAGGTGGTGGGGACAATGTTGGTTATTTATGGACAACACATTCAACCCCTGCAAAGACTATAACTAAACTTGTCGGGTATGGCGAAAGTGTCATTGCGTCTCAATTTACACATGATGGGTCATACCTTGTTACTGGTGACATGAGCGGGAAAATTATAGTCTTTAAATCGACAAAGAAAGGCCAACTGTGGGAAAAATTTGATCGagttattgaagatgttgatgaggTTATGTGGATCAAGGCGCATCCTAAGGAAAACATATTTGCATTTGGTGGAATTGATGGTTCGGTTTCGGTCTACTCGATTGAACCGAACCtggaattgattttttcgGGCTATTCACATTCCACTGAGTGTACAAATGGTGAATTCTACCAGACAAATAACTTGGACGAACTAAAACTCATTTCAATTAGTGAGGATGGATCTATCATTGGTTGGAACTGTTATACACAGCAAACcgaattcaaatttgattCGACCAATATGAAAGGTTTATCGCCACCATGGGTTACAATTTCTTCGAACATCAACTCAAAAGCCGTTGCAATTGGATCTAGAGATTCGCAGATTGCAATTATAAACACTGAAAATGGATCGATGTTGACCATGTTCACCGCAATGGAGCAAAAGGACGATTCTGATATCTACGATTCATCAATCGAGGCCATTGCATGGTGTGATGTCTTGAACATCATGGTTGTTGGGTTTGTGTCTGGtgatttgatgattttcGATACAAATACATGGAAAGTCaggaaaactttaaagTGTGGTGATGCAGTCACgaaaattcaatttttagAGAAGTCCCCTGTTTTCCTTGTGTCCTCTATGGATGGTAAGATCTACAAATTTGATGTTAGAACTGGAGAGTTACTACATGAATGTGTTGGACACCATATGGGTATCCTTGATTTTAGTATTGACTGTTCGAAGGAGAGAGTGGTTTCTGCTGGTGATGATGGTGTTTCGTTGGTATTTAAATATTAG
- a CDS encoding uncharacterized protein (PKUD0A12700; similar to Saccharomyces cerevisiae YBR256C (RIB5); ancestral locus Anc_7.181), which produces MFTGIVECMGTVAEYATHDTSLSGGNGVSLTIKDASSILGDCHLGDSIAVNGTCLTVTEFDTDTFKVGISQETLKRTNLGALREGSKVNLERAISGDVRFGGHMVQGHVDTIAQIVDQSRESNSTIYTFKLRDEEFINYIVHKGFICIDGTSLTVINVDYELKTFQIMMVAYTQSKVIMPLKSKGDWVNIEVDVTGKLIAKQVELIINNQLSNDQVQTPLKAYIDRVIESKMKNL; this is translated from the coding sequence ATGTTTACGGGGATAGTTGAGTGCATGGGGACAGTGGCTGAGTATGCTACGCATGACACTTCCCTCTCTGGGGGAAACGGGGTCTCGTTGACTATCAAGGACGCCTCCTCTATTTTAGGAGACTGTCATTTGGGCGACTCCATAGCTGTGAACGGCACGTGTCTAACGGTGACAGAGTTCGATACGGACACATTCAAAGTGGGCATCTCGCAGGAGACGTTGAAGAGGACCAATTTAGGGGCTCTACGGGAAGGTTCCAAGGTGAATTTGGAGAGAGCCATTTCCGGTGATGTTAGGTTTGGGGGTCACATGGTCCAGGGGCATGTTGACACTATTGCCCAAATTGTAGACCAGTCAAGAGAGAGCAATTCGACGATATACACGTTTAAACTAAGAGACGAGGAATTCATTAATTACATTGTCCACAAGGGTTTCATTTGTATCGACGGTACCTCTTTGACTGTCATTAACGTCGACTATGAGCTCAAGACCTTCCAGATTATGATGGTGGCGTACACCCAATCCAAGGTGATCATGCCGTTAAAGTCAAAGGGCGACTGGGTCAATATTGAGGTCGATGTGACAGGTAAACTCATTGCCAAACAAGTCGaactcatcatcaacaaccaaCTAAGTAACGATCAAGTACAGACACCATTAAAGGCATATATTGATAGAGTTATCgaatcaaaaatgaaaaatttataA
- a CDS encoding uncharacterized protein (PKUD0A12710; similar to Saccharomyces cerevisiae YOL126C (MDH2); ancestral locus Anc_3.45) gives MSNVKVALLGAAGGIGQPLALLLKLNPNITHLALYDVVHVPGVAADLHHIDTDVVITHHLKDEDGTALANALKDATFVIVPAGVPRKPGMTRGDLFTINAGICAELANAISLNAPNAFTLVITNPVNSTVPIFKEIFAKNEAFNPRRLFGVTALDHVRSNTFLSELIDGKNPQHFDVTVVGGHSGNSIVPLFSLVKAAENLDDEIIDALIHRVQYGGDEVVEAKSGAGSATLSMAYAANKFFNILLNGYLGLKKTMISSYVFLDDSINGVPQLKENLSKLLKGSEVELPTYLAVPMTYGKEGIEQVFYDWVFEMSPKEKENFITAIEYIDQNIEKGLNFMVR, from the coding sequence atGTCCAATGTTAAAGTAGCCCTACTAGGTGCCGCTGGTGGTATCGGCCAACCACTTGCTCTATTACTTAAGCTTAATCCAAACATAACCCATTTGGCACTCTATGACGTTGTGCATGTTCCTGGAGTGGCTGCAGACCTACACCATATAGACACAGATGTAGTGATTACCCACCATTTGAAAGATGAAGACGGTACGGCCTTGGCAAACGCCCTCAAGGACGCTACGTTTGTTATTGTCCCCGCCGGTGTTCCGAGAAAGCCCGGCATGACTAGAGGTGATTTGTTCACAATTAATGCCGGTATATGTGCCGAATTGGCTAATGCTATTAGTTTGAACGCTCCTAATGCATTCACCCTTGTCATTACCAATCCGGTCAACTCGACCGTTCCTATATTTAAGGAAATATTTGCTAAAAATGAAGCCTTCAATCCAAGGAGACTGTTTGGTGTAACTGCTCTAGATCATGTTAGATCAAATACTTTTCTCTCGGAATTAATTGACGGTAAAAATCCCCAACATTTTGATGTCACTGTTGTTGGCGGACACTCTGGTAACTCAATTGTCCCCCTATTCTCCCTTGTTAAGGCTGCCGAAAATTTAGACGATGAAATTATAGATGCCTTGATTCATAGAGTTCAATACGGTGGAGATGAAGTAGTGGAAGCAAAGAGCGGTGCGGGCTCGGCAACTCTTTCAATGGCTTATGCCGCTAAcaagttcttcaatatattgCTTAATGGATACTTGGgtttgaagaagacaaTGATTTCAAGTTATGTCTTTCTAGACGATTCAATCAACGGCGTCCCTCaattaaaggaaaatttGTCTAAACTTTTGAAAGGTTCCGAGGTTGAGTTACCAACTTATTTGGCTGTTCCAATGACCTATGGTAAAGAAGGTATTGAACAAGTCTTTTACGATTGGGTGTTTGAAATGTCaccaaaggaaaaggaaaacttCATTACAGCGATTGAATACATTgatcaaaatattgaaaaaggtCTGAATTTTATGGTACGTTAA
- a CDS encoding uncharacterized protein (PKUD0A12720), with protein sequence MFLIDQGVKIILLKVFGTTRPKLFRFTNEDAYDPYFEVQETGNGKAKMKPRTPPPKTPSDLIPLIESIRSTCYWMDESVFGMRASKLLNNVFGTKTVKVIEEEYVAENLVNKGTLKVSPKPETGDDAGEVVHKSRRIGVGFAPFMQIVPVIGNYVVFAINLWIFYCMLTVGLGYKVGVEGKKLKIRKVHDGFLGLNQVGKMLMNIIVDLGIGFIPFVGAFISIIHRSSSRNLAIFYKALDKQYEK encoded by the coding sequence ATGTTTCTAATCGACCAAGGAGTGAAGATTATACTGTTGAAGGTGTTTGGCACTACTCGGCCCAAACTGTTCAGGTTCACCAATGAAGATGCATATGACCCGTATTTTGAAGTCCAAGAAACAGGAAACGGGAAGGCGAAGATGAAACCTAGAACACCGCCTCCAAAGACACCAAGCGATTTGATACCGTTGATTGAGAGCATTCGGAGTACATGCTATTGGATGGACGAGTCTGTCTTCGGTATGCGAGCCTCCAAACTATTGAACAATGTGTTTGGCACAAAGACGGTCAAAGTTATCGAGGAGGAGTATGTTGCTGAGAACCTAGTCAACAAGGGTACCTTGAAAGTGTCGCCTAAACCAGAAACTGGAGACGATGCCGGAGAAGTTGTCCACAAGTCAAGAAGGATAGGTGTTGGTTTTGCGCCGTTCATGCAAATTGTGCCAGTCATTGGGAATTATGTGGTTTTTGCAATTAACTTATGGATTTTCTACTGTATGCTAACTGTCGGATTGGGTTATAAGGTTGGAGTTGAAgggaagaagttgaaaatacGCAAAGTACACGACGGCTTTCTTGGTTTGAACCAAGTTGGtaagatgttgatgaatatcATTGTCGATTTGGGCATTGGATTTATACCGTTTGTTGGTGCGTTCATTAGTATTATCCACAGAAGCAGTTCACGGAACCTAGCTATTTTCTACAAAGCTTTGGACAAACAGTATGAGAAGTAA
- a CDS encoding uncharacterized protein (PKUD0A12730; similar to Saccharomyces cerevisiae YOL127W (RPL25); ancestral locus Anc_3.43), translated as MASSTVKAQSAKKSALKGANSSKAVKVRTSTTFRLPKTLKLARSPKYTKAVPHYNRLDAYKVIQSPITSESATKKVEDGNTLVFQVDLKANKYQIKQAVKELYEVEVAKVNTLIRPNGTKKAYVRLTADYDALDIANKIGYI; from the coding sequence ATGGCTTCTTCTACCGTAAAGGCACAATCTGCAAAGAAATCCGCATTAAAGGGTGCAAACTCCTCCAAGGCCGTCAAGGTCAGAACCTCCACCACTTTCAGATTACCAAAGACTCTTAAGTTAGCAAGATCTCCAAAGTACACCAAGGCTGTTCCTCACTACAACAGATTGGACGCATACAAGGTCATCCAATCTCCAATCACTTCTGAATCCGCAACcaagaaggttgaagatGGTAACACCTTAGTCTTCCAAGTCGACCTTAAGGCTAACAAGTACCAAATCAAGCAAGCTGTCAAGGAATTGTACGAAGTCGAAGTTGCTAAGGTCAACACCTTGATCAGACCAAACGGTACCAAGAAGGCTTACGTCAGATTGACTGCAGACTACGATGCTTTAGACATTGCTAACAAGATTGGTTACATCTAA
- a CDS encoding uncharacterized protein (PKUD0A12740; similar to Saccharomyces cerevisiae YNL306W (MRPS18); ancestral locus Anc_3.42) encodes MSYLGKMNFLRNATRGFSTSRVVKQITTFGDASKNPEKIIKEAKQAKQVKDIKTVKHVLHCSFKKNNTFITLTKVEMDKNWPANNPNTTFNEQVLYFLQLPEKIVISQSTGYLGFRKAQRGEYEASFQLSSHIFKSIDEKKLLSSSGKLEVVVKGFGKGRRAFFDALKGKEGNGIRSFITRLSDLTPIAFGGNRAPSRRRI; translated from the coding sequence ATGAGCTACTTGGGAAAAATGAACTTTTTACGTAATGCAACTAGAGGATTTTCCACATCCCGAGTGGTGAAACAAATCACCACATTCGGAGATGCTTCCAAGAATCCAGAGAAGATAATCAAGGAAGCCAAGCAAGCAAAACAGGTGAAGGACATCAAAACAGTCAAACATGTCCTTCATTGCagtttcaagaaaaacaatacTTTTATTACTCTCACCAAGGTTGAGATGGATAAGAACTGGCCAGCAAACAATCCAAATACCACATTCAACGAACAAGTTTTGTATTTCCTACAATTGCCAGAGAAAATTGTGATCTCCCAATCCACTGGTTACCTAGGTTTCAGAAAGGCACAGAGAGGTGAATATGAGGCAAGTTTCCAGCTCTCGTCGcacattttcaaatctatCGATGAGAAGAAGCTACTATCAAGCAGTGGTAAGTTAGAAGTTGTTGTTAAAGGCTTTGGTAAGGGAAGAAGGGCGTTCTTCGATGCACTCAAGGGTAAAGAAGGTAACGGAATCAGATCGTTCATTACCAGATTGAGCGACCTTACTCCAATTGCATTTGGTGGTAACAGAGCACCATCGAGAAGAAGGATCTAG
- a CDS encoding uncharacterized protein (PKUD0A12750; similar to Saccharomyces cerevisiae YJR032W (CPR7); ancestral locus Anc_1.456), with product MTLVYLDICIAEKDIGRVVVQLFEDDAPLASENFRKLCQDKEYQNTFMHKIIKTFIIQCGDTSVKDEGENALKYPALPLGLNGNGKSIYNNQYFQDENLIDIDKPFLLCMSNFGEKNHNKSQFFITLDKAIHLNGKHTVFGIVKYGKSIIREVENVEVYSNKQSDSNAWVPTTKVVINDCGIWEEGDPLPNHIACTDQIGGDIYEEYPDDNDIEGLDFENAEQSYKVTSIIKESATLLLKQKRYDESLLKFRKALRYCNELLPDDESNKEMFDKFQELKKTIYLNMSLVALNKQDYNQCINYCGFLLQMESVKLSDVQASKIFYRLGKSYHMLKKYDIALETLKKGAMIAPNDPSIKHELETVSKIIQDTKKEEKAKFAKFFS from the coding sequence ATGACGCTTGTGTATTTGGACATTTGCATTGCTGAGAAAGATATTGGCAGGGTTGTGGTGCAACTTTTCGAGGATGATGCACCGTTGGCAAGCGAAAACTTTAGGAAATTATGTCAGGATAAAGAATACCAGAACACTTTCATGCacaaaataatcaaaactttcatTATACAATGTGGTGACACCAGCGTCAAAGATGAAGGTGAAAATGCACTGAAATATCCAGCTTTGCCATTAGGGTTGAATGGGAACGGCAAATCGATCTACAACAACCAATACTTTCAGGATGAAAACCTAATTGATATAGATAAACCGTTTCTACTATGTATGTCAAACTTCGGAGAGAAAAATCACAACAAATCACAGTTTTTTATTACTTTGGATAAGGCAATCCATTTGAATGGTAAACATACCGTTTTTGGTATAGTCAAATATGGCAAATCCATAATTCGGGAGGTTGAAAATGTGGAAGTTTATTCAAACAAGCAATCAGATTCGAATGCATGGGTCCCAACCACTAAGGTCGTTATAAATGATTGTGGAATATGGGAAGAGGGTGATCCCCTTCCTAACCATATTGCATGTACTGACCAGATAGGTGGAGATATATACGAGGAGTATCCggatgataatgatatAGAAGGCTTGGATTTTGAGAATGCCGAACAATCGTACAAGGTCACGTCCATAATAAAAGAGTCTGCTACCTTGTTACTAAAGCAAAAAAGATATGATGAGTcacttttgaaattcagGAAGGCCCTACGATACTGTAATGAGTTACTGCCTGATGACGAATCAAACAAGGAGATGTTTGACAAATTCCAGGaactaaagaaaacaatataTCTAAATATGTCATTGGTTGCATTAAATAAGCAGGATTACAACCAATGCATTAACTACTGTGGGTTTCTTTTGCAAATGGAGTCCGTTAAACTTAGCGATGTTCAGGCGTCCAAGATCTTCTACAGGTTGGGGAAGTCCTATCatatgttgaagaaatacgATATTGCACTAGAAACGTTGAAGAAAGGAGCAATGATTGCACCTAACGATCCATCCATCAAACATGAATTGGAAACCGTCTCAAAGATTATTCAAGATACaaaaaaggaggaaaaggCCAAGTTCGCCAAGTTCTTCAGTTAG
- a CDS encoding uncharacterized protein (PKUD0A12760; similar to Saccharomyces cerevisiae YBR028C (YPK3); ancestral locus Anc_3.229): MSPLEFEKQGLGATKTYTVSSLTNSFKNVKLVVPGQGGRRRSSVLRRMSVGHQMDATPKIKLGTQPLETQVFDDESSDEELYKRSNSNRSYKIGDFQPLKVLGQGAYGKVLLVKNKYNGKLFAQKELKKASVIMDNKNVERTFSERTILSKITSHPNIVKLFYALHDHYKLYLLMEYIPGGELFRYLVHEKFLNEKKTSFYIIQMSMALKFLHEFGIVYRDLKPENCLLDRDGYLILTDFGLAKKSTQDDNSSNRCNSVIGTPEYCAPEILKGENYGTLSDWWSLGCVAFDLLTGNPPFTGNNHKQIIDRVLREKPKYPFYVSGTSKELLNKLLVRDPNKRYNVDSNWDKFQKFQFFRYYNFEDVENRVVEPPIKPKITNLEMAENFDDEFTSLKISDLNEPVDIKNEATVDDAFLGFSYTASNSLIDSYL; the protein is encoded by the coding sequence ATGTCCCCGTTGGAATTTGAGAAGCAAGGTCTAGGTGCTACCAAAACTTACACTGTTTCTTCATTGACaaactctttcaaaaatgtcaaACTAGTCGTGCCTGGTCAAGGAGGACGTCGAAGATCCAGTGTACTTCGACGAATGTCTGTTGGACACCAAATGGATGCAACACCTAAAATAAAGTTAGGCACTCAACCATTGGAAACTCAGGTCTTCGACGACGAATCTTCTGATGAGGAATTATACAAGagatcaaattcaaatagGAGCTATAAAATCGGAGATTTTCAGCCATTGAAGGTTCTAGGACAAGGTGCATATGGAAAAGTTTTACTTGTTAAAAATAAGTATAACGGGAAGCTCTTTGCGCAAAAGGAGCTGAAGAAAGCTTCTGTTATTATGGATAACAAAAACGTAGAAAGGACATTTTCTGAGAGAACCATTTTGTCGAAAATAACATCACATCCAAACATAGTCAAACTGTTCTATGCATTGCATGATCACTATAAATTATATCTGCTTATGGAATATATTCCTGGTGGTGAGCTGTTTCGGTATTTAGTCCACGAGAAGtttttaaatgaaaaaaagacaagttTTTACATAATTCAAATGTCGATGGCATTAAAGTTTTTAcatgaatttggaattgtttATCGTGATTTAAAACCCGAGAACTGTTTACTCGATAGAGATGgatatttgattttaacCGACTTCGGATTAGCCAAAAAGTCGACTCAAGATGATAATTCGTCGAACCGGTGCAACTCAGTTATAGGCACACCGGAATATTGTGCTCCGGAAATCTTGAAAGGTGAAAACTATGGAACCTTATCAGATTGGTGGTCTTTGGGGTGTGTTGCATTTGACTTGTTAACAGGAAACCCGCCATTCACTGGGAACAATCATAAACAAATCATAGATCGAGTCCTAAGGGAAAAACCAAAGTATCCTTTTTATGTTAGTGGCACAAGTAAAGAACTCTTGAATAAATTACTAGTTAGAGATCCCAACAAGAGGTACAACGTTGATTCTAATTGGGacaaatttcaaaaattccaGTTTTTCAGATACTATAACTTTGAAGACGTTGAAAATAGGGTTGTTGAACCGCCAATTAAACCGAAGATTACAAATTTGGAGATGGCTGAgaattttgatgatgaattcacaagtttgaaaataagTGACTTGAATGAACCAGTAGACATCAAGAACGAAGCCACCGTTGACGACGCATTCCTTGGCTTCTCGTATACAGCTAGCAACTCTCTTATTGACTCCTATCTATAA
- a CDS encoding uncharacterized protein (PKUD0A12770; similar to Saccharomyces cerevisiae YBR022W (POA1); ancestral locus Anc_3.222) has translation MQFRRLTRSVFKHIVCDKYMTLIKYVRGDLFSAVTTAKPVLLAHACNCLGVWGGGIAAIFKRKYPGSYKLYNEYCKKHSKNPESILGTSLLVPAVQQENVIVVCLFTSVIGQESPHEIAKNTEMAMLDLKNKLQHPEMIGDLHVQEMLKDAIGKELSVNMPKINSGIFGVPWEFTEDALEKADMKCTVYEL, from the coding sequence ATGCAATTTAGACGGCTTACAAGGTCTGTCTTTAAGCATATTGTTTGTGACAAGTACATGACTCTTATAAAATACGTGAGAGGTGATTTATTCAGTGCCGTGACTACAGCCAAACCCGTATTACTTGCACATGCATGTAATTGCCTTGGTGTTTGGGGTGGTGGAATAGctgctattttcaaaaggaaatacCCCGGCAGTTACAAACTTTATAACGAATACTGCAAAAAGCATTCAAAGAATCCGGAATCTATTCTTGGAACTTCATTGCTAGTTCCTGCAGTGCAGCAAGAAAATGTTATTGTCGTCTGTCTATTTACAAGTGTCATTGGCCAAGAATCGCCCCAtgaaattgccaaaaaCACGGAAATGGCAATGcttgatttgaagaataagTTGCAGCACCCTGAAATGATCGGAGATTTACACGTGCAAGAGATGCTGAAGGATGCCATTGGAAAGGAATTATCTGTTAATATGCCTAAGATTAATAGTGGTATCTTTGGTGTACCTTGGGAATTCACTGAAGATGCTCTTGAAAAGGCAGACATGAAATGTACAGTCTACGAATTATAG